A DNA window from Pogona vitticeps strain Pit_001003342236 chromosome 2, PviZW2.1, whole genome shotgun sequence contains the following coding sequences:
- the LOC110091362 gene encoding retinol dehydrogenase 7 isoform X2, which produces MWLYLLALLVFYFLCRWYQERQTVKNLTEKYVFITGCDSGFGNQLARQLDTRGIRVLSSCLTQKGADDLKKATSGRLKTTILDVTSTESIAAATEWVKESVGDKGLWGLVNNAGVGSPLTPNEWLTKEDFENVIRVNLLGLIDVTLHMLPMVRRARGRVVNMASMLGRLAFFGGGYCPSKYGVEAFSDSLRHELIPFGVQVSIIEPGGFATSIGQNIKERLKSIWNQASSDVKEAYGQQCFEKCREVTRDTHLQMEKKMVCTG; this is translated from the exons ATGTGGCTCTACCTGCTTGCCCTGTTGGTGTTTTACTTCCTTTGCCGATGGTACCAGGAGAGGCAGACTGTAAAGAATCTGACAGAGAAATATGTCTTCATCACTGGCTGCGATTCTGGCTTCGGAAACCAGCTTGCCAGGCAGCTGGACACCCGGGGGATACGGGTGTTGTCTTCTTGTCTCACCCAGAAAGGGGCAGATGATCTCAAGAAGGCTACCTCAGGACGACTCAAAACCACCATTTTGGATGTCACCAGCACAGAAAGCATTGCCGCAGCAACAGAATGGGTGAAAGAAAGTGTTGGTGACAAAG GTCTCTGGGGCTTGGTCAACAATGCTGGTGTAGGTTCTCCTTTAACTCCCAATGAATGGCTGACCAAGGAGGACTTTGAAAATGTGATACGTGTCAACCTCTTGGGGCTGATTGATGTAACACTGCACATGCTGCCCATGGTGAGAAGAGCCAGAGGGAGGGTGGTCAACATGGCCAGTATGCTGGGGAGACTGGCATTCTTTGGAGGAGGTTACTGCCCATCCAAGTATGGTGTGGAGGCCTTCTCTGACAGCTTGAG GCATGAGCTCATTCCCTTTGGAGTCCAAGTCAGCATTATTGAGCCTGGTGGTTTTGCTACATCCATTGGCCAAAACATAAAGGAAAGACTCAAGTCTATATGGAACCAGGCATCTTCTGATGTCAAAGAAGCTTATGGGCAGCAGTGCTTTGAGAAAT gcagagaAGTAACACGAGACACACATTtacagatggagaagaaaatggtTTGCACTGGCTGA
- the LOC110091362 gene encoding 17-beta-hydroxysteroid dehydrogenase type 6 isoform X1, producing MWLYLLALLVFYFLCRWYQERQTVKNLTEKYVFITGCDSGFGNQLARQLDTRGIRVLSSCLTQKGADDLKKATSGRLKTTILDVTSTESIAAATEWVKESVGDKGLWGLVNNAGVGSPLTPNEWLTKEDFENVIRVNLLGLIDVTLHMLPMVRRARGRVVNMASMLGRLAFFGGGYCPSKYGVEAFSDSLRHELIPFGVQVSIIEPGGFATSIGQNIKERLKSIWNQASSDVKEAYGQQCFEKYYRMHEFATRSSTNLRLVTDKIEHALTSCHPRTRYSAGWDAKLFFLPFSYLPTWLTDYVLIRFYPRPAQAV from the exons ATGTGGCTCTACCTGCTTGCCCTGTTGGTGTTTTACTTCCTTTGCCGATGGTACCAGGAGAGGCAGACTGTAAAGAATCTGACAGAGAAATATGTCTTCATCACTGGCTGCGATTCTGGCTTCGGAAACCAGCTTGCCAGGCAGCTGGACACCCGGGGGATACGGGTGTTGTCTTCTTGTCTCACCCAGAAAGGGGCAGATGATCTCAAGAAGGCTACCTCAGGACGACTCAAAACCACCATTTTGGATGTCACCAGCACAGAAAGCATTGCCGCAGCAACAGAATGGGTGAAAGAAAGTGTTGGTGACAAAG GTCTCTGGGGCTTGGTCAACAATGCTGGTGTAGGTTCTCCTTTAACTCCCAATGAATGGCTGACCAAGGAGGACTTTGAAAATGTGATACGTGTCAACCTCTTGGGGCTGATTGATGTAACACTGCACATGCTGCCCATGGTGAGAAGAGCCAGAGGGAGGGTGGTCAACATGGCCAGTATGCTGGGGAGACTGGCATTCTTTGGAGGAGGTTACTGCCCATCCAAGTATGGTGTGGAGGCCTTCTCTGACAGCTTGAG GCATGAGCTCATTCCCTTTGGAGTCCAAGTCAGCATTATTGAGCCTGGTGGTTTTGCTACATCCATTGGCCAAAACATAAAGGAAAGACTCAAGTCTATATGGAACCAGGCATCTTCTGATGTCAAAGAAGCTTATGGGCAGCAGTGCTTTGAGAAAT ATTACAGAATGCATGAATTTGCAACACGAAGCTCCACCAACCTCCGCCTGGTGACTGACAAAATAGAGCATGCCCTGACTTCCTGCCATCCTCGCACTCGCTACTCTGCAGGCTGGGATGCaaagcttttcttcctccccttctcctaCTTGCCAACCTGGCTGACAGACTATGTGCTGATCCGGTTTTACCCAAGGCCAGCTCAGGCAGTGTAG